One Candidatus Woesebacteria bacterium genomic window, TTCTTTAGGTTTTTCTTTTATATAACCTTCTACAATATTGGCAACGACTGATATTGCTGCCCTTCTTATTTGAGGAACAAGGCAGTAAAATTCTTCTTTGGGATAGGAATTTGTGAGGCGGTATATCATTAGAACTAATTGTTTTGCTTTTTGATAGGAAATTAATTTCTGATAACTTGTCTTTTGTTGTTTTTCCATAGTATTCCTTTTAACTTTTAACTTTTACCTACATATAACTTTACCCCGTGAAGAGTCTTGTGCAACCCCTCAAAGGTTTTCACAGGTGGATAAAAATGATATAATAATCCAAATGACAGAAGGAGAACAACAAATACCAAGGGCTGAATCTGCACCTAAAGGGTTGGTTCCCGAAAAGTACCTTGCTTTTAAAGGGTCACTGTTTTTCGGGACTGAGGATGAATTGAATAGTTTTAAAGAGGGATTAAAAGATTTATCAGATCCGGAGCGAGAGATTGGGGAAAGAGTTTTGAAGTTGCATAGGATAATGGCAGGTTTATCCACATCTTCGCTACAAGGTGAATTAGAAGAGATTTATAAGACAGCTAAAGATAACAATTTACCTGATGATAATGAGTTGTTTGTTTTTGCCGCTTCGGTTCTTTCAACCGAGATAGGACAGAGAATGACATCTTCCGGTCAGGGTCGTGTTGTAGGTGGAGAGGAAAGAGATCCTGCGTTGAATGATTTGCTAGAAATAAATAGACAACTTCTTAAAGCAACGACAGGGCAGTTGGAATTACAAAAACAACAAATGGAGTTATTGAGGCGCTCTGGTTTTTCTGGCTTTGTTTCTGCAATGCAAGCAAGAGCGGGTATAAATGTCCAGCAGTTTGATACAGAACCTCCGGTTTGGTATGACAGACTTTCTGATGAGTGGAAAAGAGTTGTTAGAACAAATCTGGGCATTTTGATGGGGGCTTATCTAAAGTTCAGATCGCCTGGCCAGGGGGCGGAATTGATTATAAAGTCTGAAGATATTCGTATCGAGAGGGAGGCCTTGGCTTTTATGTGGGAGAATCTACCTGGTTTTAGGATGACCATTGCTACTATTGTTTCTGAATTGTTTGAGGATAGCGAGGGTAAGATGGTGCTCACCAAAGATGGTAAAGACAAATTAGCAGACACTCCTGCTTATATATCTTCTTTATTGGCGAGATTAAAGAAATATTTTTCAGAAAATCCCGATAGTCTTATGTTGTATTCACAAACTCTTGGGCCTGAAGATATAAACCCTGATGTTGCCGCCCGATTTGCTGTTTCTGCTGCCTTTAATTTGCTTTATTTGGGTGGTGCTTTTGAATCTGGTGATTTGGGTAAAGGCCTAAAGGATTCTTATTCTTTTAATCCTTCTGTGAGGACTTTTTGTTTACCTCGAGATCAGGCAAGGTCAAAATACATTTCAGGTGAAGAAGATATAATTGGAACAGATGAGGCATGGGGGGGTAAATTGGGAGAGTGGTTTGCCGAGAGAATTAGGCACAAACCCCAATTTAAGCAAGACTTTTTAAACAACAAGGGAATAACTAGGCTTATGCCTCAAAGATTAATGTATAGTTTGTTTGATTTAACTTACTTTAAAAATGGAGAAACCCTTTCTAAAGCATTATTGTCAATTTTGTCTCCTGAAAATAGAAGAGAGATTTCAGGTATGGTTGACTATACAGATCCCAACCTGGTTAATTTTAGAGACCTCAAGTATCCAGAGCTTTGGGGCGGATATTCTGATTTAATGGATTCTGCTTTTAAGGTCTATCAGGCAATAATTGGTAAGGCGGACAAGGAATTTGACCGGCAGGCTCTGGCCAACTCTCTTTCAAAGTTGAGAAAAGATCCTACTTTGAAGGGTATCTATACGGGAGAAAATGGTGAGTGGGTGGTATTAGCCGCTTTGACCTCTCTTCTTGGCGGTCCTAATTTGTATAGTTCTGAGATACTTTTAAGATTGCCGGATGAAAGTTATGATTATTCGGTTTGGGAATGGCTTGATGATGACAGAGTTTTAGCCGCCTTGCCGAGTGGGGCAAGAGAAAGGATTTTTAGAGCTTTAAACGCGAAAAATCTAGATTCTACTGTTGATGCATTTTCATCTTTATTTAGCGGCTCCTTTTTGGGTAGAAGAGAATCTTTAAGAAGGAGAATAAGAAAGGAACAGAAAAGGTGGCGTTAGCCCATGTTTTTGATAGTAGTTATTTTACTTGGCCCATAGCGCGGAGCATGTCAAAGAATTTTTTACCTCTAGCTGTTCCTTCTGGAATCGCTTTTCCTTGTGGAATAGACTTGTATCTAATTTCGCTTTCTGTGGCTGTATATTGAAGTCCCATTTTACCAACTCCTACGGCCGGCGCCACAGCCTCGCCGATTGCAGTTCCATAAGCAAATGGCTTGCCTTCTATCATACTCTTTATTATATCAGCTACTTTGGGAATCATCATATAGATCGCGAAACTTGCAAGCATCCAGAGGAACCTCCCACTGTTTGTGCCCCAAGTTAAAGGCGGGTCCCAGTTTGTAGTTGATTCTAGAGCCCTGGGTGATATTTGAAAAGGTGCCGCGCGTGCCAGAAAATCACCAACGGTGGAGCCGCCTGTTGCCTGAACAGCAAAAAAGAAGGCGAGAAAGAACATTACTCCTACGGTTGGATAAACAGCAAGATTGGCAATAAAATTTTTAGCCCACTGCCCAAATCCTCCTCCTATCGGACTAACTATTCCAATCAAGATTTGTAAAGGAGCAGCAACAATTGAAAGGATTATTGATACATAGGTTTTTATCATCAGCCACAGAATTTTGAAAGAATTAAAGATAGTTGCTATTAGAACTACAAAGAAAAAGAGGATGAGAAGGAAACCGCCAAAGAATCCTGCCGAGAAGATTGTGGCTATAGTGCCAAGCAAAAACATTAACACATAGTGCCAAGAAAGAACTAAAACATTTCTATCACTTGTTAGATCCTTAAATAGATCTATGGCCGAATAGCCTGAATCTACTAGCCCAGAAGCCTTTATGATTGAAGAGGTTATCCCTATGACAACATACATCAAATCTATTAAGAAACCTGCAATTGCGTAGGAAAAGGTTATTAAGACAAGACCGATCACTACTTTAGGAAGAGCTGACTGAACGGTTATAACGGCTTGGGGAGATATTTTAACCCTGAACATTATCATCAAAGCAAAAGCAATGATAATTATAATCAGAAGGCCGTAAGATATATTTCTTGTTGCTTGCCACAGCCTTTGTACAGCTGCTCCGCCTGAAGTATAGCCAAAGCCTTGAGCTTTAGCTTCAGGCAAGCTGGTTAGTTTTGAAATTTTTCTTAAGAGATATCCGGTCCCTGAGAGTTCGTTATTGTAAAGGAAGGAATAGAGAGAAAAGTTGTGGTCCCTTGCTAGTTGGGTTCCTGTTTCGTTATCGGTTATTAGCCTTATGGGAAAAGAGAAGAAGTTGTACATTCTTTCTATCACTTCCTTTAGGACTTGGACAGCCCCTGTAATACAACTTCCTAGGTCAGCGGAGAAGACGCAGATCCAGGGTTCTGGTCGCCCTAAGGTAAGAGCGGTCATCATGTGAGCTGGTATGGAATAAAATATCCAATTGACTTGTGCTGCTGTATATCTTTCTCCGAAAATCTCGGTTGGGTTTGAGACATCAAACGTTTTTACGTACCATTCGGGGTAGTCTTGGTGAAACCATAAATTATCAGCAGCGAAAGCTTGAGAGGATGAAGCGGGAAGAATGAAAATGGCAATTAAAATCGAGATGATTATTTTTTTAATAGTTTTTTTCATTTTTTAAAAAGTGTCCTACCTTTTATTTTAGAGCGATTTTGGTCTTAAAGGCAATAGGCAGTTGGTTCAGGGATTTTTATTTTCGCAAAAACTTAGACCATAATTTTTTCCTGCATATTCTGGATTAGCATAACTTGGTGTTGTGATATTTACTTTAAGGTAGCAAGCTTCTTGTTGACTAATTTTCAATTTATCAAGCAATGCTTTTTCGGCTTCAGTTCTAATTTCATCAAACGGAGAACTGAGTATAGATATAAGAAATGAATTATCAACAGGAATATACATTATTTGGTAATCCTTTTTATCGATAAATTTAGCAAAACCATCCTTTTTAATTTCAGTTGCTTCTCTATAAAAATTGTTGACCTCTATCCCTGAAATTTTTATTTTTGGCGACTCTTGATCAATTTTTGTTTCCAAATCTTTTGGCAAAAAGGGGGAAGTTGTGGGTTGTATGGTTTTTTGGGGCTCGGTAATTTCGCTTTTGGGATAGGGAATAAAAATTCCTATTAAAGCAAAAACAGCTACAGCGAGAAAAGAAAAGATCAGAATTTTGTTTTTGTCAATTTTTTTTATGGGCATTTTGATATATCAAGGCCACAAGCTTTAGCTGCGTTTATCCATGGGCACCAAGGGCTGTATCCTCTACTTTTCAAGTCTTTTGTCAAAGCAACAGCCTTTTGTATATTATTGGTAGGATCAAAAAACATATTAGCGCATTCAATTACTCTGTCCTTGTCCTTAATTGTACACATTGGTCGATTTTTATCAAAGGGTGTTCCACCGTCACAGTGTGCCAAAAGGTTTATTTGAAAAAGTCCGATACTGTAGTCAAAACTACTACCGCTTAAACATCCACAATTGATGGCGTCTGGGTTGCCACCACTTTCAGTGTTGCAAATACAAGACGCGGCTGCAGCATCACCTGGGTCAAAAAACTGGCTAAGATATGATTGACTACAGTATCCTCCTCCAGGAACAGCCCCACTTGGAGAGCCGCTGTTTCCTGCAGGTGAAGAAGTACAAAGACCGGTTGGGTCTGTTCCGCCACCACTTTGTAATTCTTGCCCGACAGAGGCAATGGATTTTTCGCTACAGGCTGATGGTATCCCTCCTATTTCAATACCTCCTATGAAAGGAATCCAGCCTGGGAGTCTTATTCCTTTTGTGCAAGCGACAATTTGGTCGTGACGATCTTGTCTTGCTCTTGGCGTTACTTCATTGGCTCTGCCTGTTAGCTGAGTTGCTGGCCTTTGCGAGTTAAGAGTGTTGATTTTGATTTTGTTTTTCCACTGAATTTCTTGAGGCAAGAGCTTGTTTAGTGGACCTGAAAACGTTGTTATTCTTTTTAGATCTGCTTCCTCTTTGTGGCTTAAAGGGTCGTCTTCGGCTCTATAGAGCGTGCCGTTTAAGTACCAGCTTAGGTATTCATTTGCGCGGTCGGCTTCGGGAATCTTCTGGCCTGTGGTTAGACCAGCTGGTGCTCCCCCAAACTCTTTAGGCCTTAGAGCAGTCTGGATGCCCAGTAGGAAATAGTCATATATGCCTCCGAGGTGGGGAAAATAAAGCTGGGGGTTTTGGGTAGAAAGGTTGGCTCCGTCGCCATTAATATTATATTCTACATTTGAGGACGCGGGGATGTCTTTTATTTTTTCATAAGGAGAGTTGGGGCTTGTTTTTGGCATTATTCTCCTGAAAATGGACGAGTTGCCAGCAGTTGTTTTGCTCCAAATTTCATCTACAAGAGGGGTGAAAGTTTCAACCTGAGCTGATAGTTCTGCTGTATTTGTGCATTCTCCTCTGAGGGAACAAAAACCGGAAGAGCAGTCCCATACTGCTGGACAATCAAAAGAAGCTGTATATGTTATTTTGGCAGCAGGTGCGCCTGTTGACTTTTGAGCTCTTTTGTCTATTTGTTCCCCAAACAATTGATCTCCGGGGTTATAGCGCGATTCTAGAATAGTGCACCCTGATTGCTGCCTTACAGCATTAATATCGCCAGCTTTGATGCTTTGAGCTTGTCTGTTGTCTAGATTTTCTTTTGGGGCGAATGTGGATTGTAACAGTGTTGTTAGTTCTACCCCTTCCTCAAGGTGGGGAAAATAAAGGACGCCCTCTCTTGTGGTAGTGTTTTTGGTCCTCGGGTCGTCTGATTTTTGTTTCCATTCTGTTCTTAAGTTTTTTATCTCAAAATTGGTTGAGGGCATGGAGCTAAAGTCAGACAATCTTATTTTGCCGATTCTATCTTCGGTGGAGGAATAGGGTATGTATGGAAAAAGCGCGGCCCAGAAATCTGGCTGGAGGGGGTTGTTAAAGCAGAACAGAATCTTGAAACCAATTATTGGTATAGTTACCTCTGCGCAGGTTTTACCTCTCCATTCCTGGTATGCTGCATAATAGTCTTTCAGATTTGAATATCGAGAGGGGTCTGGTGGCAAACGGTCTTTCCATTCTGCTAGTCTTTTCTCGTTTTCTCCAAGAGACGATGTTTTTCCCCGAGGAACAAGTTCCGTGTTGCCTGCTATTGGCAGTTCGGAATTAAAAGCATTGACCGAAATCTCGACCTCCTTTGGAACGTTGCAATGGCAGGTAGTGTTTGAATTCCCTGAAGCGGCTTGAGGGGGGTCGCATCGGCAATGGGAACTGTTAACATTGGTTGTAAAGGTTTGCCTTATGACGAAATCTTTTCCACAAAGCAGAGATTGCTCTTCATCCTTGATGGGTACTTGGCAGGGGCTTGCTTGATAAGGCCTTAAAGAGTGCCACTCTGGTTTTTTGGTTTGATCGCAGGGAACGTAGGGTTCGGGAATTGGGGCAGGGTTGGTAGCGTAGACTTTTTGGGTAGAAGATAGAAAAGCTAATAGGAAAAAGAGAGAAAAAACAAAACTAAGTCTTTTTTTGAATAAACCTGGCATTTGTTATGATTTTAAAGCTAAAACGTGAGGAAGTAAAGCTTGTTATTCCTGATAGATGATTTTGAATTGGGTAACGTCTACTCCTGTGAATTGATAAATTAACTTAAGTATTAAAAAAGACATTGCAAGAAGTACGATGCCAAAGATGGCGTAAGTTATGGTTTTTTTTGCTGCTTCTGCTTGCTGAGGGTTGCCTCCTGCAGTTATATAGTTAAATCCGCCAACAATAAGCATTATAAAGAGGACTATTCCTGCAAATTCAAGCGCTACTTTTACTATGTTTCCAAAATAAGTTTCAATGTCTGATAGCTTTGCTGGTGGTTCTGCTGTTGTTGTTGATTCCATCAGAGACGATTATAGCAAAAGCAGTAAAAAAAAAGAAGCTTGAGACTTTATTGATTAACAGTAGGAATCTGAAGGTTAAAAATGTTAACACCAAAGAAGGTTCCAATTAAGCCAGCTATTGCCCAAGCGGCAAAGACAATAACCAAGCCAACCAAGGCAGCAGTAATTTGAGCTCTAGCTTGTTCTGTTTGACCTTTATCGCCACCCGAGATAATCCAACGTATTCCGCCGATTACCAAAATAAAGAAGAAAACAATTGCTGCAATAACCAAAGCCAGTTTTAGAAGACCCGCAATAATACCTCCTATGGTTAGGTTAGCGACAGTTCCAGCTAACTGGTCGTTTGTTGGTTTTAAGTTTATTGTATTTCCTTGAGCCAAGACTTCTAGAGCTAAGCTTTTCATATTTCCCATATTATCTAATTTTTGTATTGTTTTTGTCAAGAGGGGAATTGGTCGAAGCTAATCGGAAGACTGTATTTAGTATTTTGTATTATGTATTATGGGAAATCCAAGTAGTAAGTAGAACGTAGTAAGTAGAAAGCAAAATTAATAAATAGTTAAAAGTTCAAAGTGCAAAATTCAAAGTTGGAATTTATTTGTTTGGAATTTGTAATTTGGAATTTGCCTGCCCTGAACCGAATTTATTCTGGTTCAGGGTTTAGAATTTAGATATTAGAATTTAGGATTTGGACCTTGTAATTTGGAGCTTGGAATTTGTTTGTAATTTGTATATTGGAATTTGTGATTTAATTCTATAATCTATAATCCAAAATCTATAATCTAATCATCAAGTTTTGATTTTGAGTTAATCCGTCTCTATTCAAGAAAATTTATCCTTAATTCTAGAAGTTTAATTCCAAAGAAGTTCTCAAGTATATAAATTATAGCGAAAAGAGAAAGAAGAATGACTAGTCCAATGACAGCGTTGGTTATTTTGCTTTTTGCTGATTCGATGGCTGCTTTATCTCCTCCTGAAATAATCCATTGAATAGCGCCCACAATAATTATGGCTACGAAGATAATGGCGCCAACAATAAAACTTAGACTGATTAAATTTGGCAAGAGCTTGTTAAAAAACTCAGTTCCTGAAAGGTTTCTGACACCTTCTCCTAGAGCTGGATTTTTAATACCTTGGTCCATAAGTTATTTCCAAATGTTTTCAACAAACTGAGCTGGATTGAGAATTAGGCTAATACCCAAGATTTTTCCCACCAGTTCGATCAGAAAGATGGAAGCGACAACAACGACAAGACCTATAAGAGCGTTAAATATTCTTTTTCTGGCTGATTCAAGAGCTCCTTTGTCTCCACCTGATGAGATCATTGCAATTGCACCTGAAACGAAAACAAAAATAAACCAGAGCCCAGCGACAATAGTTAAAACACCTATAACTCCTGAAATGAAGGAGTTAAAAATGGTTGGGGCAGTTTCAGGGTTGCTTTGTTCAAGACCCAGCCTGCCAAAGCCCTTAAAGCCCTCATTTGGCGAAAGCGGTATGTCTGCAGCAATTAGTTTTGAGATCATAGGCTTGGAATTTTAGGTCTAAGCAAGAAAAAGTAATCGTTGAAAACCAATTTTCCAAAAATAGCTGCCAAAACAAAAGAGCCAGCTGCAACAGCAAGGCCTAAAAGTGTTTGCCAAATTTTTGCCCAAGCACTTGCTACTTTTTTAGGATCATCGCTTGCTGAAATGAAAGCATAACCGGCTAGAATTAAATTAATCAAAGCATAAATGCCGGCAATGATTATTAAAGTTCTGAGAATTAAGTCCAAAAGCTTGCCTATAGCTCCACTTTCAACCGAGCCAAACTTGCTGATTGCTTCAGGTGAATTTATTGGTCCAAAGACTTGTAACATAAGACTAAATTGTCGGCTGGGTAATAAAATTGTTACCAGTTATTATTTCAATAATTCTTATTACCCAGTACGCTCCAAATATTATTATAAACCCTATTATAGCAGTTGTGACAGCTTTTTTCCCTTTTTCAATTTTTTGAGGATCGGAGGAGCCCGCGCCTGAAATTAGAGAGATTCCGGCGAAGATAAAAAGAAACAAGATTATTATGCCACTAACAGCAAAAGATGCGTTTAAGATTAGTGTTATGAGGTCTCCTATTCCTTTGGTGTTGCCAAAAGGAGAACCAAAAGTACTTCCTATGTCAATTGCTAAGCTTTTCATCATTATTGGAACGTTTGTCTTATTTTATCAAGTCCTAAAACAGCAGCTACTATCTGCACAATCCAGTAGGATGCAAAAATTATAACAAAACCAATTAGAGCTTGGGTAATTTTGCTTTGTGCTTCCTGCGCTTTTTTAGGATCGCCTGCTGAAGTTAAATACTGAAACCCGCCAAGAATCAGGTAGATGAGAAGAAGAATTCCGGCGACAGCAAAAATGTATTTTAAAGATTCACCAACTATTGTACCCACATTTCCACCCGCAAACTTGAGTCCGATACTGCCTTCTAATTGTTGATAATTAACTTGAGCTAGGTTCATAGTTTTTACGATAAACCTGGAATCTTAAGTATACTAACTCCAATTACTCTTAAAATAAAAACAGAAAAAATCAAAAGGATTAATCCCATTATAGCCGAACTTAGAAGTTCTTTTCCTGCCTGAAGCCTTTTAGGGTCTCCTTGCGATGTCATAATTTGAAATGAGGCGATAATAATTAAGATAAAAGCTATTCCTCCTGCAATACCAATCGCCCATTTAAGTATAAATTCTATCATTCCCTGCTGCTCAATTGGGATACAACCAATGGCGGTATCAATACAGTCGCCTTTTAGGGCAGAGATACCAGCAGCAGGATTGGCAACCCCTCTTGGTAGGGGTACTATGGTCGAATTGGGGTCGTCTTGACAATAGCCATTTACACAGATCAAGCCAGTTTGACAGGAGTCGGGCGGGCCTCCAGC contains:
- a CDS encoding 23S rRNA-intervening sequence protein, with product MEKQQKTSYQKLISYQKAKQLVLMIYRLTNSYPKEEFYCLVPQIRRAAISVVANIVEGYIKEKPKEYSRFLTISIGSLTELEVLIDISLELKYIGKDDFNEVSNLIVENKKLLYGSRKRAREKI